A genomic region of Alicyclobacillus sp. SO9 contains the following coding sequences:
- the sigY gene encoding RNA polymerase sigma factor SigY: MDELLQAAAAQQGDEEALALLLQRNYLFVFKYLLKVTLERSRAEELTQETMVRAIEKIHLYDPSKSKFSSWLMTIATRLFFDERRRRRREKEFIAADELSRSLRWQIETSPDEWPALVDVLSGLSLDTRTAVVLKHFYGYNYKEISKMCKVPTGTVKSRVHNGLIALRKEWLANEPKAQSED; this comes from the coding sequence ATGGACGAACTACTACAGGCTGCAGCAGCACAACAAGGAGACGAGGAAGCATTGGCGCTGTTGTTACAGCGCAACTATTTGTTCGTGTTCAAATATCTGTTGAAGGTGACATTAGAACGCTCGAGGGCAGAGGAGCTTACACAAGAAACCATGGTACGAGCCATTGAAAAGATTCACCTCTATGATCCGTCCAAAAGTAAGTTTTCATCTTGGCTTATGACAATCGCTACTCGGCTGTTTTTTGATGAACGACGGCGAAGAAGACGAGAGAAGGAATTCATAGCAGCCGACGAGCTAAGCCGCAGCCTCCGCTGGCAAATAGAGACTTCACCTGATGAATGGCCAGCATTGGTCGATGTCTTGTCTGGATTGAGTCTCGATACTCGAACAGCGGTGGTATTGAAACATTTCTATGGCTATAACTATAAGGAGATTTCCAAAATGTGTAAGGTTCCGACAGGGACCGTGAAGTCTCGTGTTCATAACGGTTTAATCGCCCTGAGAAAGGAGTGGCTGGCCAATGAACCGAAAGCTCAGTCAGAAGACTGA
- the spo0A gene encoding sporulation transcription factor Spo0A gives MPVQQFKVAIADDNQEFTSLLSEFVSGQKDMEVVGVAYNGEEVISLVKETQPDVLVLDIIMPIMDGIAVLEQLQELNVKSPKVIMLTAFGQESITRRAAALGVSYFILKPFDMSVLGERIRQVAAPQTVAATRSTLINTTAQAIQQAATDYSKHDVDAAITRIIHEIGVPAHIKGYQYLREAIGIVYNDVEILGSITKVLYPRIAQRYKTTPSRVERAIRHSIEVAWGRGNMDAIRSVFGYTVSASKTKPTNSEFIAMIADKLRIEHKVG, from the coding sequence ATGCCAGTGCAGCAATTTAAAGTAGCTATTGCCGATGATAACCAAGAATTTACCTCACTCCTCAGTGAGTTTGTGTCTGGTCAGAAAGACATGGAGGTCGTAGGTGTCGCTTATAACGGAGAAGAAGTCATTTCCCTTGTCAAAGAAACGCAGCCTGATGTTCTGGTACTCGACATTATCATGCCCATTATGGACGGCATTGCAGTTCTCGAGCAACTGCAGGAACTGAATGTGAAGTCCCCGAAAGTCATTATGCTGACTGCTTTTGGTCAGGAAAGTATCACCCGACGTGCTGCGGCCCTTGGCGTTTCTTATTTCATTTTAAAGCCGTTTGATATGTCCGTCCTCGGTGAACGTATCCGCCAGGTCGCTGCGCCTCAAACTGTTGCAGCCACTAGGTCAACTTTGATAAATACAACCGCTCAAGCAATACAACAGGCAGCTACGGACTATTCCAAACACGACGTTGATGCTGCCATTACACGGATCATCCATGAAATTGGTGTACCGGCACATATTAAGGGTTATCAGTATCTCAGGGAAGCCATTGGCATTGTATACAACGATGTCGAAATCCTTGGGTCCATTACAAAAGTCCTTTACCCCCGGATTGCTCAACGCTACAAAACAACTCCATCTAGAGTTGAACGAGCCATTCGCCATTCCATCGAGGTCGCCTGGGGCAGAGGTAACATGGATGCCATCCGAAGCGTCTTTGGCTACACGGTCAGTGCCTCCAAAACCAAACCCACCAATTCTGAGTTTATCGCCATGATTGCAGATAAATTAAGAATCGAGCACAAAGTGGGCTAA
- a CDS encoding PLD nuclease N-terminal domain-containing protein, with the protein MSIPISALLPIVFIELILLVIALIDCIRAESTNGPKWLWVIVIIFVEILGPVLYFVFGRKNR; encoded by the coding sequence ATGAGTATTCCTATCAGTGCCTTACTTCCAATCGTCTTCATCGAACTCATTTTGCTCGTGATTGCACTGATTGATTGCATTCGCGCTGAGTCTACCAATGGTCCAAAGTGGCTGTGGGTAATCGTCATCATCTTCGTTGAAATTCTCGGTCCGGTTCTATATTTTGTCTTCGGGAGGAAGAACCGCTGA
- the spoIVB gene encoding SpoIVB peptidase yields the protein MLSRHRSKSLRVFVLVAMGTFVFAPTLQNVQHPTSAYKPPVAWAGIRRAEAVYVGGQSIGIRLNSKGVLVVGFEHVEDSDSPAKAGHIQVGDVIETINGQRIHSISELREHVMKASEHTLDFVVHRGEAKVHVQVRPTVDSSGNKRLGLLVRDSTRGVGTLTFYDAASHRYGALGHVITDADTGHAIDGWGTVYDSEIFGIVRGSSGKPGEKRGRFVTPQIRLGSIDSNTAFGVFGSMKHVPPHLYRARKIPVARPNQVHNGEATILTVVHGQQVEPFTVRIENKTRQTKPTTKSMIVHVTDPRLLKETGGIVQGMSGSPILQDGRLIGAVTHVFVSDPTRGYGVYAKWMLEQAHHRTGALSSEVKAN from the coding sequence ATGTTAAGTCGGCACAGATCAAAAAGCCTTCGGGTGTTCGTTTTAGTTGCAATGGGCACTTTCGTATTTGCGCCAACTCTGCAGAATGTACAGCATCCAACATCTGCGTATAAGCCACCTGTGGCTTGGGCCGGTATTCGTCGCGCAGAGGCCGTCTACGTCGGCGGTCAATCAATTGGTATCCGGCTCAATTCCAAGGGTGTCCTAGTCGTAGGGTTTGAACACGTCGAGGATTCGGATTCTCCTGCAAAGGCGGGTCATATCCAAGTTGGTGACGTCATTGAAACGATAAATGGACAGAGAATCCATTCAATTTCTGAACTGCGGGAACATGTGATGAAAGCGAGTGAGCACACACTGGACTTCGTCGTCCATCGCGGCGAAGCAAAAGTGCATGTTCAGGTTCGTCCCACTGTAGATTCAAGCGGGAATAAGCGGTTGGGCCTGCTCGTAAGGGACAGCACTCGCGGTGTCGGTACGTTGACCTTCTACGACGCAGCCTCTCATCGGTATGGAGCTCTCGGACATGTCATCACAGACGCAGATACCGGACATGCGATTGACGGGTGGGGTACTGTGTATGACTCCGAAATATTTGGAATTGTAAGAGGCAGTTCAGGTAAGCCTGGAGAAAAGCGCGGACGCTTCGTAACACCCCAGATTCGCCTTGGATCGATTGACAGCAATACCGCATTTGGTGTTTTTGGCTCGATGAAACACGTTCCTCCTCACTTATATCGCGCACGAAAAATCCCTGTTGCAAGGCCCAACCAGGTTCACAACGGTGAAGCGACTATTCTTACGGTTGTGCATGGGCAACAGGTTGAGCCGTTTACAGTCCGGATTGAAAACAAGACTCGACAGACAAAACCTACCACTAAAAGTATGATTGTTCATGTGACAGACCCTCGTCTGCTTAAGGAGACGGGAGGCATTGTTCAAGGGATGAGCGGCAGTCCAATCTTACAGGACGGTCGACTGATTGGTGCTGTAACCCACGTATTCGTCTCTGACCCAACGCGAGGATACGGGGTTTATGCGAAATGGATGCTCGAACAGGCTCATCATCGTACTGGGGCGCTCTCCAGTGAAGTCAAAGCCAATTAA
- the recN gene encoding DNA repair protein RecN produces MLVEISVSRIALIESMQLHLTSGLNVFTGETGAGKSILLDAIGLLMGNRGSTDLIRKGCDSAVVEGAFEVTGTAKRRTSALLQEWGIDTDQPLVISRKLYKTGRTVCRINGSMATVHMLRELGIELIQQHGQHESQALLKPDEQLRLVDTFGGHEETRKSVLRAFEAWKTAKTNYDAAHLDEQERARRLDMLQFQMREIEDAHLVAGEEEELRQERDVLQHVEKISETLATVLHYLEGSDHSAVQQLGQATHSLTGITGYDAEIHQASELLDTAQVHLDESVRGLSAVFHRLEADPSRLEDVENRLALIRTLQRKYGPTVKAVEEYYTQIKAEYEEYVNHEEKLAQLQEHVKECYTSLIELTGTLHKARVETASELTSSLKDILRGLQMPNAEFAVQVDKRVSETGAPEFGPTGFDNVLLLFSANKGLEAKPLQKIASGGELSRTMLALKSVLANRDDVDTLIFDEIDAGVSGAAAQSVAEQLLRLASHRQVLCVTHSPQIASAGTSHYRIAKHDEEETTVTDIEGLAGEGRIKEIARLLGSDVADETASVHAQAMLKSFAPVTP; encoded by the coding sequence ATGCTGGTAGAAATTTCTGTTTCGCGCATCGCTTTGATTGAATCAATGCAGCTGCACCTGACATCGGGGTTGAACGTATTTACTGGCGAGACTGGAGCCGGTAAATCTATTTTGTTGGATGCCATTGGGTTACTGATGGGGAATCGCGGTTCAACGGACTTAATTCGTAAAGGCTGTGACAGTGCAGTGGTGGAGGGAGCCTTTGAAGTGACAGGCACCGCCAAACGTCGGACTAGTGCACTGCTCCAAGAATGGGGTATAGACACAGACCAGCCTCTGGTTATTTCAAGGAAATTGTATAAAACGGGTAGAACGGTGTGTCGGATCAATGGTTCGATGGCGACAGTGCATATGTTGAGAGAGCTTGGAATCGAGCTGATTCAACAGCATGGACAGCACGAGTCGCAAGCGCTGTTGAAACCAGATGAACAACTGCGGCTAGTGGACACTTTCGGGGGACATGAGGAGACAAGAAAGAGCGTTTTGCGGGCCTTTGAGGCTTGGAAAACCGCAAAAACGAACTATGACGCTGCGCATTTGGACGAGCAGGAGCGAGCACGTCGTCTGGATATGTTGCAGTTTCAAATGCGGGAGATTGAAGATGCACACCTGGTTGCAGGAGAAGAGGAGGAATTGCGTCAAGAACGGGATGTATTGCAACACGTGGAAAAGATATCGGAGACCCTTGCAACCGTGTTGCACTACCTTGAAGGTTCGGATCATTCAGCTGTGCAACAATTGGGACAGGCGACACACTCACTGACTGGAATTACCGGGTACGACGCGGAAATACATCAAGCCAGTGAACTGCTTGATACAGCACAAGTGCATTTGGACGAATCCGTTCGGGGACTATCGGCTGTGTTTCATCGACTAGAGGCAGACCCCTCTCGGCTGGAGGATGTCGAAAACCGACTTGCACTGATTCGTACGCTGCAAAGAAAATATGGTCCGACGGTGAAAGCTGTCGAGGAGTATTATACGCAGATCAAAGCAGAATATGAGGAGTATGTCAATCATGAGGAAAAACTCGCTCAGTTACAGGAACATGTAAAGGAATGCTATACAAGCCTTATTGAACTAACTGGCACCCTGCACAAGGCCAGAGTCGAAACTGCCTCTGAACTGACATCATCTCTGAAAGACATTCTCCGCGGATTGCAAATGCCAAATGCGGAATTCGCGGTGCAGGTGGACAAGCGGGTTTCAGAAACTGGAGCCCCGGAATTTGGTCCGACGGGATTTGACAATGTGTTGTTGTTGTTCAGCGCCAACAAAGGTCTGGAAGCGAAACCCCTGCAAAAAATTGCCTCTGGAGGGGAACTGTCTCGAACGATGCTGGCGTTAAAATCGGTGCTGGCGAATCGGGACGACGTAGACACCTTAATATTTGATGAAATCGACGCGGGAGTAAGCGGAGCCGCTGCACAGAGTGTAGCCGAACAGTTACTTCGATTGGCTAGTCACCGTCAGGTCCTGTGTGTCACGCATTCTCCGCAAATTGCATCAGCGGGAACCAGTCACTACAGAATCGCAAAACACGATGAAGAAGAGACGACAGTTACTGATATCGAAGGCTTGGCGGGAGAAGGGCGAATTAAGGAAATCGCCAGGTTGCTGGGGTCGGATGTGGCAGATGAAACAGCCAGCGTTCACGCACAGGCTATGCTGAAAAGTTTCGCACCAGTAACTCCTTAG
- a CDS encoding YxlC family protein, with product MNRKLSQKTDSSKGDTSQMSDASQATDGSDEAFLEDLLEALKLVENASPRVAPALSQFQGLVQGVKKEERRRLVRDLVLFLTIALLIISGWVVSLVVRPYLFLAAVVVMSVCSLAAIPVVAVANRRFWEKSG from the coding sequence ATGAACCGAAAGCTCAGTCAGAAGACTGACTCAAGTAAAGGTGACACAAGCCAGATGAGTGACGCAAGCCAGGCAACGGATGGCTCGGACGAGGCATTTCTAGAGGACTTACTGGAGGCACTGAAGCTTGTGGAAAATGCATCACCGAGGGTCGCTCCGGCGTTGTCACAATTTCAAGGTCTCGTTCAGGGAGTTAAAAAAGAAGAGAGACGGAGACTGGTTCGCGACTTAGTACTCTTTCTAACCATCGCACTTCTCATTATTTCGGGCTGGGTGGTTAGCTTAGTTGTTCGGCCGTACTTGTTTCTTGCGGCCGTAGTTGTCATGTCTGTCTGTTCACTCGCAGCGATACCCGTTGTAGCTGTGGCTAACCGACGGTTCTGGGAGAAATCAGGATGA
- a CDS encoding YitT family protein produces the protein MTKTIIYEVIGIAFGTFITALGINALIVPGRLLTSGVTGVAILIQHFVPVSLAVMYLILNLPLLVLSAFQIGRKFTVYTVYSAILLFVFLTTIHVHHIPTHNILLDSVFGGVLSGGGCAIVLRLGGSQGGLDIVTRVIARHRNVTVANLNLIFNAVIIVLSVFLFNIQVAMYTLISIFASSKAYAVLLNHVGRVSVIIITEHGERVSRAITANMIRGVTSWNAVGTYSNHPKNVLLCVTTNVQLTQLRTIVLENDSKAFISVIATQNVIGHFKQIW, from the coding sequence ATGACAAAGACCATCATCTACGAAGTTATCGGTATTGCTTTTGGCACATTCATCACAGCCCTCGGTATCAACGCATTGATTGTACCTGGTCGCCTTCTGACAAGCGGAGTCACAGGTGTCGCTATACTGATTCAACATTTTGTCCCGGTTTCTCTGGCAGTTATGTATCTAATCCTGAATTTACCGCTTCTAGTACTGAGCGCATTTCAAATTGGCAGGAAATTTACGGTCTATACTGTGTACTCTGCCATTTTGCTTTTTGTTTTTCTGACAACCATACACGTCCACCATATTCCGACCCATAATATCCTTTTGGACAGTGTGTTCGGCGGTGTGCTGTCCGGAGGCGGGTGTGCCATTGTTTTACGCCTCGGCGGTTCTCAAGGCGGCCTGGATATAGTCACGAGGGTCATTGCGCGCCATAGGAATGTAACGGTCGCCAATTTAAATCTGATTTTTAATGCTGTAATTATTGTATTATCGGTATTTCTCTTCAACATACAAGTGGCCATGTATACATTAATATCAATTTTCGCGAGTTCCAAGGCTTACGCAGTACTGCTAAATCATGTTGGCCGCGTCTCTGTGATTATCATCACAGAACACGGAGAGAGAGTTTCAAGAGCTATTACAGCGAATATGATTCGCGGCGTTACCAGTTGGAATGCAGTCGGAACGTACTCAAATCACCCTAAAAATGTACTGCTCTGCGTTACTACCAACGTACAACTCACTCAACTGCGAACCATTGTGCTCGAGAACGATTCCAAAGCTTTTATCAGCGTGATTGCAACACAGAACGTGATTGGACATTTCAAGCAAATATGGTGA
- a CDS encoding NAD(+)/NADH kinase, translating into MRTFALLVNLEKPRALELRERLTTLLHGADIKTVHFESHEALAAGQDRLQGVEMAFVLGGDGTLLGVARQLAEYGIPLLGINAGHLGFLSEAEPADLEDAVGRIIDRQYRLEKRVMLESVVHRDGVEVDRLRGLNDTGIAKGSFGRMVTVEVYIDDVLLEEYSGDGVIISTPTGSTAYSLSCGGPIVTPHLQVMLVTPICPHTLMARPCVIDANQSVRMVVRATHDDLGLTVDGQVGVRLQSGDEVTVSKSSVETTLVKLGDRDFFSVLRTKLHGRDTYHHI; encoded by the coding sequence GTGCGGACCTTTGCGTTGCTCGTAAACCTTGAAAAACCGCGTGCTCTGGAACTCAGAGAACGGCTCACAACCTTGCTTCACGGTGCCGACATCAAGACTGTACACTTCGAGTCCCATGAGGCACTCGCAGCTGGTCAGGACAGGCTCCAAGGCGTGGAAATGGCTTTTGTGCTCGGCGGAGACGGAACTTTGTTGGGGGTGGCGCGTCAGCTGGCGGAATACGGCATTCCACTGCTGGGAATTAACGCTGGTCATCTGGGTTTCCTGTCTGAGGCCGAACCTGCAGACCTGGAAGACGCAGTGGGGCGGATTATCGACAGGCAATATCGGCTGGAAAAACGGGTCATGCTCGAATCCGTTGTCCACCGGGATGGCGTAGAAGTCGACAGGCTAAGAGGTTTGAACGACACGGGCATTGCCAAAGGGTCATTCGGAAGAATGGTTACCGTGGAGGTATACATCGATGACGTCCTGCTCGAGGAATACAGCGGGGACGGCGTCATAATTTCCACGCCAACGGGATCGACCGCGTACTCCCTGTCGTGTGGAGGTCCGATTGTGACTCCGCATTTACAAGTGATGCTTGTCACGCCAATTTGTCCCCATACACTCATGGCACGCCCATGCGTGATTGACGCGAACCAATCCGTCCGAATGGTAGTGCGTGCCACCCACGACGACTTAGGGTTAACTGTGGACGGACAAGTGGGTGTCAGATTACAATCTGGCGATGAAGTCACAGTGAGCAAGTCTTCCGTGGAAACAACGCTGGTTAAGCTGGGTGATCGCGATTTTTTCTCCGTACTGCGCACAAAACTACACGGACGAGATACATACCATCACATATAA
- a CDS encoding GNAT family N-acetyltransferase: MNQNEMVIRAPVSSAEKDWVRKLWESEWGGATMISRGKTYRLAELSCLVAVEQTEVMGAATYHVDADSCELVSINAIRAGLGVGTQLLRGVENAARLPGSSKVWIITSNDNLDAMKFYQRRGYRMTQIYVGAIDNARLQKETIPRIGNYGIEIHDEIELAKPLKYY, translated from the coding sequence GTGAACCAGAACGAAATGGTGATTCGGGCCCCGGTTAGTTCAGCGGAGAAAGACTGGGTGAGGAAACTATGGGAGTCCGAGTGGGGTGGAGCCACTATGATTTCTAGAGGCAAAACATACCGGTTAGCAGAACTCAGTTGCCTCGTTGCGGTGGAGCAGACTGAAGTTATGGGTGCCGCTACATATCATGTGGATGCGGATTCATGTGAGTTGGTCAGCATCAATGCAATTAGAGCTGGTCTAGGTGTAGGGACGCAGTTGCTTCGAGGGGTAGAAAATGCGGCGCGTCTGCCTGGGAGCAGCAAGGTGTGGATCATCACCAGTAATGATAATCTCGACGCGATGAAATTCTATCAAAGGCGCGGCTATCGCATGACCCAAATCTACGTTGGAGCCATAGACAACGCACGACTGCAAAAAGAAACCATTCCCCGCATAGGCAATTATGGAATCGAAATACATGACGAAATTGAATTGGCTAAACCTTTAAAATATTATTAG
- a CDS encoding aspartyl-phosphate phosphatase Spo0E family protein — MNQLIEHLRCKMIDLAHERGSLTHPEVIAVSEQLDDYIVKVQQLLKDSSYETTLYRYDTNTEIHGLGSLTDFLDWHDTALRQTAMPPC, encoded by the coding sequence ATGAATCAACTAATAGAACACCTTCGGTGCAAAATGATTGACCTAGCACATGAACGGGGCAGTTTGACACATCCAGAAGTGATTGCTGTCAGTGAACAGTTGGACGACTATATTGTGAAAGTTCAACAACTCTTGAAAGATTCAAGTTATGAAACCACATTATATCGGTACGATACAAACACAGAAATTCATGGTTTGGGCTCGCTTACAGATTTTTTAGATTGGCATGACACTGCTCTCAGACAAACTGCGATGCCTCCCTGCTAA
- a CDS encoding TlyA family RNA methyltransferase has product MKKVRLDLLVAEAGGFASREAAKRAIMAGLVKNSKGEVLDKPGQSVPESLQVQITGPAHQFVGRGGLKLERALKQFGVSLDNKVVLDVGASTGGFTDCSLQHGAALVYAVDVGYGQLAWKLRNDSRVVVRERTNFRHVAADEFDPRPEVAVMDVSFISTRLLIPKLLEVLSEPKQIISLVKPQFEAGKGSVGKGGIVRDPGIHVEVLQDLLKYAYSEGLECGGIEYSPISGGDGNIEYLALWRMNGKHETYLDVEMWGQRVREVVIEAWQTLQSKSVEEIVIRSHYNSES; this is encoded by the coding sequence ATGAAAAAAGTCAGACTTGACCTGTTGGTGGCCGAAGCAGGAGGTTTCGCAAGCAGAGAGGCAGCCAAACGAGCTATTATGGCCGGATTGGTGAAGAATTCGAAGGGTGAGGTCCTGGACAAGCCTGGGCAGAGTGTTCCAGAGAGCCTGCAAGTTCAAATTACGGGACCTGCCCATCAATTCGTAGGCAGGGGCGGGCTGAAACTGGAACGTGCCCTGAAACAGTTTGGTGTATCCTTAGATAATAAGGTTGTGCTTGATGTGGGCGCCTCCACGGGCGGATTTACAGATTGCAGCCTCCAACACGGGGCTGCGCTGGTATATGCCGTTGATGTGGGTTACGGGCAACTGGCATGGAAACTCAGAAACGACAGTCGCGTTGTGGTTCGTGAACGCACAAACTTCCGCCATGTGGCAGCTGATGAGTTTGACCCTAGACCGGAAGTTGCAGTGATGGATGTATCGTTCATTTCTACCAGGCTTCTCATACCCAAACTGCTCGAGGTCTTAAGTGAGCCAAAGCAGATTATCAGCTTGGTGAAGCCCCAATTTGAAGCAGGAAAAGGCAGCGTGGGGAAGGGCGGTATTGTTCGCGACCCTGGTATCCATGTTGAAGTCCTGCAGGACTTACTTAAATATGCTTACAGCGAGGGCCTTGAGTGCGGTGGTATCGAGTATTCGCCAATTTCCGGCGGAGACGGTAACATTGAGTATTTGGCCTTATGGCGAATGAACGGGAAGCATGAGACGTACCTGGATGTAGAAATGTGGGGACAGCGTGTCCGTGAGGTTGTTATCGAGGCTTGGCAGACCCTGCAGAGCAAATCAGTGGAAGAGATTGTCATCCGTTCGCATTATAACAGCGAATCCTAA
- a CDS encoding sigmaY antisigma factor component translates to MKMHGNIGWAGAVVIAAILLIQGTWLFLNARRHGKWPWIWGLWGLIQAPLPVVVYLLVVRKVWRKWKLPFRT, encoded by the coding sequence ATGAAAATGCATGGCAATATAGGCTGGGCGGGTGCCGTTGTGATTGCGGCAATTCTGTTAATTCAAGGCACATGGCTGTTTCTGAATGCCCGCAGACACGGCAAATGGCCGTGGATTTGGGGATTGTGGGGTCTCATACAAGCTCCCTTGCCTGTCGTTGTTTACCTTTTGGTTGTGCGAAAAGTCTGGAGAAAGTGGAAACTCCCTTTTCGCACATGA
- a CDS encoding sensor domain-containing diguanylate cyclase: MSDLPVELILDNMSDLVFVMRLDDSNDFRYVKMNSSAMRAAGLTSMAYGATFYDVLDPYEAEFLDKQYHHALTTVKPISFLFSHGGQIGETKLDIVRAGGNPHVIGTVRDITERVSTEQRLRREAHFDALTGLMNRHGLEERLHTSLAEAEKTGSLVAVMVIDVDSLKTMNDTWGHLVGDAVLQEAARRIQGVIRKEDIVARIGGDEFILAVHIQTRSDSILLAERLRVALSAPWVHNNVTMEMSASMGMALFPMHAATFQEVLRLADEALYKAKQKPGTHYECKE; this comes from the coding sequence GTGTCTGACTTACCTGTTGAACTCATATTAGACAACATGTCGGATTTAGTTTTCGTGATGCGTCTGGATGACTCCAATGATTTTCGATACGTAAAGATGAATTCCTCTGCTATGAGAGCTGCTGGACTTACTTCAATGGCTTACGGCGCAACTTTCTACGATGTCCTCGACCCATACGAAGCAGAGTTTCTGGACAAGCAGTATCACCATGCTCTGACAACCGTCAAACCAATCTCATTCCTTTTCAGCCACGGAGGTCAAATTGGTGAGACAAAATTGGATATTGTAAGAGCGGGCGGAAACCCTCATGTAATTGGTACAGTGCGTGACATAACAGAACGAGTGAGTACTGAACAACGCCTTCGCAGAGAAGCACATTTTGATGCCCTGACGGGACTTATGAATCGCCACGGACTAGAAGAACGGTTGCACACGAGCCTTGCTGAAGCAGAAAAAACCGGCAGTCTCGTAGCAGTAATGGTCATTGATGTGGACAGTCTAAAGACAATGAATGACACATGGGGACACTTGGTTGGAGATGCTGTCCTGCAAGAAGCTGCTCGGCGCATTCAGGGGGTCATACGAAAAGAGGATATTGTAGCACGCATTGGCGGGGACGAGTTCATACTCGCTGTACATATTCAAACAAGATCGGACAGCATACTTCTGGCAGAACGACTTCGAGTTGCACTGTCGGCACCGTGGGTACACAATAACGTGACTATGGAAATGTCGGCAAGTATGGGCATGGCATTGTTTCCCATGCACGCTGCAACCTTTCAGGAAGTGCTTCGGTTGGCTGATGAGGCTTTGTACAAAGCCAAACAGAAGCCGGGAACTCACTATGAGTGTAAAGAGTAG